TGAAATCAAGTCTTGCTTTAAATAAATCTTTATCTATAGTAACACTAAAGTCAATCCCCATCAGTCCGGTAAAACTTTGAACAATGGAAAGCCCCAACCCAAAACCTTCAAGATCTCTTGCTTTATCCGCTCTTGCAAATCTGGTTAATATTTCATCACTTGTAAAATCCATTTCGTAATTTGAAATATTGATTATTGTTATACTAGGACCGTCTTTTTCCAAATCTATATATATCCTTGTTCCTTTGAGAGAATATTTGACCGAATTTTGAATAAGATTCTCAAGAACCCTTCCAAGTCTTTCTCCGTCAGCATAAACATAAACGTCATCATCCACATTTACTCTAACTTCAAGGTCATTTTCATTAATACTGTCACTAAATTCACTTATACTTTGATTTATCAAGCTCTTTAAATTTATATTTGTATTATGAAGTTCTATATTCCCGCTCGTAGCCTTAGATATATCAAATATATCCTCTACCAATTTTTTTAACTTTTGAGATTTACTGTCTAATATTTCCAAATATTCCTTCGCTATTTCCGGTTTTATATCTTCTCTCTTCATTAAATCAACATAATTTATGATTGATGTAAGAGGGGTCTTTAAATCATGAGAAACATTTGTTACCAGCTCACTCTTCATTTTTTCGCTTTTTACTTGTTCCTCAACTGCTTCTTTAATGTGTTCGTTAAGTGCATTCAAGTTATATTCAATTTCTTTAAAATAACTGTTATCGCTTAAATAAATATTTTCATTAAAATGTCCGAGCCCCAGAGTTTCTGTATAGTTATACACATCTTCTATATCTTTTACACTTTTTATTGAAGATGAATACAATCTGAATATCGAATACAGCAAATATATAAAAGAAACGACAATTATGAGTGCATACAACTGTTCATAAGGTCCGGATATCCCCATGGCTATAAGAAGAAAAGCAAGCATTAAAATCCCTCCGGAAACAACACATCTAGTAATACCGTTAACCATTCTTGACTGAACTTTCTTACTGAACGGTTTAAATACCTGATTACTCTTATATATTTCCATTACCTTTTTATATAAAGATACGTTCAATAAATTTTCATTATCATACATTGCCGCACAGTAAAGACAAAATATAAACAGTATTGCTGCGATCGTACCGTTGATACTGGAAAAATTACCATAAATAAAGTATGCCATAAACAATTTGATTTCAAGAAAAACCTTATTAAATATCTGTCCTATAACATCAAGAGTTTCCCTTATTCCATATTTCTTTTTTATAATTATCAGTAAATATAACAATAAAAAAGATGAAAAGACAAAACCTATAGTTGACCATACAGCGTCGGATTTATAAACATCATAGCTATCTTTAAAATAACCTCCGGCTGTAAAATCATGGTTTACCGCCAACAACACAGTCGGAGGTAGTACCTTAGTCTGAAGATATGAATTATTATCATCATACATATCAAAATTATTAGTCAAATTATATGAAACATTAAGAAGTTCTTTTTTTCCGTTTACATATGTGGTTGTAACATTGCTTCTTGTGTTTATGAAAGTATAACCATCTTTATTATATTCTTTTTCAAATTCAGAATCACTTTTTGCACCTGAATTGCTATATACAATATCCGTATTGTTATCCATTATAAAATAAGAAACTTCAGGTCCGTAACTGCCTATTACGTTAGCTTTTAGTTCACCTCTCAACTTTGGCGACATAGACGCAACGGTTTTTTGCAGATCCGCTTTAGGATCCCCATCATGCACCTCCTGATATTCTCTGTATAAAGCATTATTTAAATAAGCATGTATTTCATCCAGTTTATAACCGTAATCGGAAGATGTAAGATATGCATGGTTACCGAACATCTGATACGATTTATTTAAAATAACTTTATTTCCGTTATTAACAGCAAAACTAAATATAATAAATATTGCTATTATTAAAAGTATATGATTAAGTAGACTTTTATTCTCCTTAATGTTTTTCAATTTTATATCCAATTCCCCACACCACCTTTAAATATTTTGGATTTTTAGGATCTATTTCTATCTTTTCTCTTATATGCCTTACATGTACCGCTACGGTATTATCAGTCATATAAGAAAGCTCTCCCCAAACTTTTTCATATATTTCCTCCATAGAAAACACTTTATTAGGTCTGGACATCAAAAGCTTCAGTATTTTAAATTCAGTACTCGTAAGTTTTACCTCTTCTCCGTCAACAGTCACCTCTGTAGTATCTTCATTTAAGCTGAGTCCACCGGTGGTCAATATATTATCAGCTTCTTTTTCACTCATATTACCTAGTATCGTATATCTCCTAATCAAAGATTTAACTCTCGCAATAAGTTCCAAAGGATTAAAAGGCTTAGTTACGTAATCGTCGGCACCGATATTTAGGCCTATTATCTTATCGGTATCTTCGGATTTTGCAGACAAAAATATGACCGGAACATTTTGTTTTTCCCTAACTTTAGTTATGGTTGCTATACCATCCAATTTGGGCATCATTATGTCGAGAACTATCAAGTGGATTTCTTCCTTTTCTAAAACACTTAATGCTTCATATCCATCATAAGCTTCAAATATGTTATAGCCTTCATTGGAAAGATATATATTTATTGCTTTTACTATTTCTTTATCGTCATCTACTACTAAAATATTATATTTACCCATGGTCTTCCCCCTAATCAAGTGTTAAATAAATTATAAACCATAATATTTAATATTCTTTATGGAAATTATTAATATTTCATTAATATTATATCATAATATAATTTTATTTTATTTCCTTATAAAGCCATAAATCCACATATCCTTCACTTGATCTTCAACATATTGTTTCTTTTCTTTAATATTTTTGAAAATATACCTATATATGCCATAAAATGGATGCTGTCTATTATTAAAAAATGACAAAATAATTGATAATACGACAAAATATGCTATAATGTTTTAATAAAACATCTAAATTTATTTAATTATTTATTAATATATTAAAAGTGTAATATTTAGATGTGTATTTTTAGTATTTATTTAAATTTAGAATAGGAGTAAGTATGATTACTTTAAATAATGTATCATTAATATATGAAGGCGGAGAAGAAGCTGCACTTAAAGACATTAATTTAAATGTTGATAAGGGCGAGTTTTTATTTATTGTCGGAAAAAGCGGAGCCGGAAAATCGTCACTTTTAAAACTTATATTAAAAGAAATATCTCCAACTTACGGAGACATCTCCGTTGCGGGATATGATTTAAACAACTTAACGAACAAACAAGTCCCATTTTTAAGAAGGCATGTAGGCGTAGTATTTCAAGATTACAGACTTCTGGAAAACAGGACTGTATACGAAAATGTTGCTTTTGCAATGGAAGTTATGCAGCATAAACCCGATAAAATACATAAAAGGGTCCCAAATGTTTTAAAAATGGTTGGACTTAAAGATAAAGCCAGAAAATATCCCAATCAATTATCAGGGGGGGAACAGCAGAGAGTAGCCATTGCAAGAAGTATCATAAATAATCCAAAGATACTTATATGCGATGAACCTACCGGTAACTTAGACCCTCATACCTCAATAGGGATAATGAAACTTCTTCATGACATTAACAGAAGAGGAACTACTTTACTTATAGCAACACACGATAAAACAATAGTCGACGCTATGCAAAGAAGAGTAGTGCTTTTAAAAGACGGAAAAATAATCGGAGACAGAAAAGGAGGATATAACAATTAAATTATCAACTATAAAGGTGTTCATAAGAGACTCTTTTCAAAATATCAAAAGAAACTCTTTGATGAGTGTAGCATCTGTTTTATCAGTAGTCGCCGCACTTATCATTATCGGAGTATTCCTCGTTTTTGCATTAAATTTAAACTTTATGACAGGTGAAATTGAAAACAATTTAGAGCTTAAAGTTTATCTTAATGACGGACTGACCCAAGCACAAAAAGATAGTGTAAAAACAAATATAGAAAAAAATAGTTTATGTAAAAGTGTAACTTATGAATCTAAAAACGATGCTCTTACAAATTTCAAACAGGATTTTGGAGATAAATCCTATTTATTAAACGGATATGAAGGGAAAAACAATCCTCTTCCAGAATCTTACATAGTTAAAGTAACTGATTCTACAAAGCTAAAAGACATGTATTCTTACTCAAAGGATATTTCAGGAGTAAAAGATGTCGTTTACGGCGAAGAAGTTGTTGATAACCTTCTTAAATTTAACGATATGGCCAGTGTGGTTTGTATAGTGATATTTATAGTTCTAAGTATAGTGAGTATATTTATCATTTATAACACCATTAAATTAACTGTTTATGCAAGAAGAAATGACATTACGGTTATGAAATACGTAGGTGCCACGGACTGGTTTATAAGATTCCCATTTTTAATAGAAGGAAGTATCCTCGGACTTTTGGGTTCCAGCGTATCTATCCTAATAATAAGAAATATTTACTACTATGTAATCGGATTTATTCAAGGCGGAGGAACGGGACTTCCTCTAGGAAGCGGAATAGCACCTCCGGGAATAATAATGGGACAAGTAACATTATTATTTATCGTTTACGGAATAATCATAGGTGCAGCAGGAAGTGCTTTCTCGATTAGGAAATTCTTAGATGTATAGGTAACAGCCATGAATAAAAAAATAGTATCAATTTTATTAGTATTATCATTTGTATTCACAACCCCATTTACATTTAATACTGTAAATGCAAAGACAGATAAAGAAAAGTTAAACGACGTCAAAAGTAAAATAGACAGTAAAAAAAACAATTTAAATAATGAAAAAAACACTTCGGATAATTTATCCGGAGAAATCAAAGATGTTGACAGCAAAATATCTGAGTTGTCAAATACCATCAGCGCACAAGAAAAAAAGCAATCAACATTAGAGAAAGATTTAATTAGAACTAAAGAAGAATTAAAAGATGCAAAAGAGAAAAGAAAAAAATATCAAGATGCATTAAAAGAGAGAATGGAGACCATGTATATGTACGGAAACATGGGTTATCTTGATTTGATATTTTCCTCAACCGATTTCTCTGATTTAATCAGTAAAATAATAACAGTTCAGTCTTTAGTAAGCTATGACCGAAATATTATATCTAAATTACAAGATACAGAAAATGATATTAAAACTAAAACTACTAAAATATCCAGTAGCAAAAAAGAGCTTGATACTACTATAAAAAGTTTAGCTAAAAATAAAGACGATTTAAATACCTTAAAAATCGCAAAAAACTCAGAATTAAAAAATGTAAATGGTACAATTGACGATTTAAAGAAGCAAATAGCTAGTCTGGAAAAAGAAAAATCCGATTTGGACAGTAAGATAGCGGCACAAAGTGCAGCCTCAACCAATGTAAATTACAATAATGGAAATGACAGTTCAAAAGATAAGGATGACAAGGATAAAGATAAAGGAAACGGGAATTCCGGCGGCAATACAGGGGGAAGCAGTTCCGGCGGAGGCTCAAGTTCAAGCAGTAAAGACGGTGTTCTTTCATGGCCGGTTCCTGGACATTATAACATAACCAGTTATTTTGGTCATAGAGACCAACCGACCGCAGGTGCCAGCACAAACCATGGAGCAGTTGATATAGGTGTAAGTACGGGAACTCCAGTAAGAGCTCCCGCAAACGGAAAAGTCACTTATTCCGGATGGAACGGAGGATATGGATATGCGGTATCTATAGACTGCGGTAACATAAACGGGGATCATATAACGGTACTGTTGGCTCATAACAGTTCTCTAAAGGTATCAACAGGACAAAAAGTAAAAAGAGGCCAGGTTGTTTCCTACAGCGGAAGTACAGGGATCTCCACCGGTCCGCATTTACATTTTGCAGTATATAAAAACGGATATGCTGTAGATCCATTAAATTATGTAAATATTTAGCACAAAAATAAAAAATTTATTGAAAATGACAGGAGAGTAAAATGAAAAAAAGAATACTATCATTAATATTAGTGTTTATTTGTGTTTTTACCCTACCCCTCACGCAAAGTACCGTAACAGCAAAAAGTACTAAACAAAAATTAAAAGATGTAGAAAATAAACTTGAAGACAAAAAAGATAGTCTTGATAGTTCAAAAAGTAAAGCAGATGATTTATCTAATCAAATAGAAAGCTATGATACAAAAATTGAAAAACTAGAAAAGAAAATAGAAGAACAAGAATCCAATAAATCGAAAGTGGAAAAATCTTTAGAAAAAGCAAAAAAAGAACTAAAAAAAGCCAAAGAAGAAAGAAAAAAATATCAAGATCTTTTAAAAGAAAGAATGGAAGTCATGTATATGTACGGAGACACCGGATATCTTGATTTGATTTTTTCTTCAGAAAATTTCTCTGATTTGATAAGCAAGGTAATAACTGTCCAGGAACTTGTAAGCTATGATCAAAATATAGTAAAAAAACTTCAAGATGTTGAAAAACAAATACAAACAAAAACAGATAAGATCGCAAAAGAAAAAAAAGAATTAGAAGATTTAATTTCTAAATTAAATTCAAATAAAGATGATTTAGATACATTAAAAATAGCTAAAAATGCACAGCTTGCAAATGTAAAAGGCGATATTAAAGACCTAAAAAAAGAAGTTGAAAAACTTGAAGCGGAACAAAATGAACTTAGCAATAAATTAGCATCTCAAAGCGGTTCCTCAACAAATGAAATATATAATACAGGAAATGGTTCACTGGGTTGGCCTACTCCAGGTAATTATTATGTTACAAGTGAACAGGGTTACAGGTATCATCCTATATCAGGGGTTTATAAATACCATGCGGGAATGGATATCGGTTTAAGTTATGGTGATAGTGTCGTTGCACCTGCAAACGGAAGGGTTACTATTGCAGGCTGGTATGGCGGATATGGATACGCCGTAGGAATAGATGCGGGACTAATAAAAGGAAAACATGTAACCATTCTACTGGGACATAACTCAAGTGTAAAAGTATCCGTTGGACAAAAGGTAAGGAGAGGACAAACTGTAGCATACGGGGGCAGTACCGGATATTCTACAGGACCTCATTGTCACTTTGAAGTTCATGCAAACGGAGTAACGCAAAATCCAAGAAATTGGTTGTAAAAAAGAAAAGCAACATGCTTTTCTTTTTTTATTCTTATTTTGTAATATAAACTTTTATTAAATATATATTTTATATTAAAGACAATCACTAAACAATCTAAGAGTATTCTTATAATATAATTTCTCTATTTCAGTACCTGTAAACCCTGCTTTTTCAAGTAAAGGAATCAATGAAGGGACTCCTGAAATATCTTTCATTTCAAGACTGCAGCTTATACCGTCAAAATCGCTACCGAAAGCTATCACATCACTGCCTCCGATATTTTTAATATGAGATAGGTGCTTTACTATATCCTCATTTTTACTAACTTGTTTACCTATTATTTCATCTAATTTTTCATAATTTTTATTTTTTATCAAAAGCTCCAATTCTTCTTTTGTCGCTCCCGAAATTTGTTCATTTAAAAATAAACTATAAAAATTTATACCAATAACTCCACCCTTATCTGCAATTATTCTAATCATATCATCTTTTAAATTTCGTGTATGATTGCATAATTCACGTGAACATGAATGAGAAGAGATAAAAGGCTTTTTAGTTATATCCGAGACGTCATAGAACCCTCCGTCATTTAAGTGCGAAACGTCAACTATTATTCCGAGTTCATTCATATATTCTACCGCTTCTTTCCCAAATTTCTTAAGACCTAATGAACTATCCATAGTATTTGGAAATCCCAATGTATTTTCATAATTCCATGTTAAAGTTCCTATACGAATCCCTCTGTCATAATAATACTTAATATTTTCAAAACTGCCGTCGACACTCCCCATATCTTCTACGGAAATCAAGACATGCTGTTTATGGGTATCTTCAATATCATTATAGTTTTTTATTAAATTATACTTGCCTTTATTTTTATCTATTAAATCAAATGCAAAGTCTATGAGTTTATTAAATTCTTCTAATTTATAATCGGTTTTATCTTTATTATCAAATAAAGCAAAGACCTGGAGATAGGAATCAGCCTTTATAAGTTTATTCAAATCTATATGCAGATCATTATTTTCTACATTTAAAATATTATTTTCATACATTCTTGAAAAAGTATCACAGTGCAAATCTATCAGTTTCATTATAAATCCTCAAATCCATAAATTCTTCGGGGCACTGCGCCTGCTATGCAGATTCCGCGCCCCTTATTATAA
The DNA window shown above is from Anaerofustis stercorihominis DSM 17244 and carries:
- the ftsE gene encoding cell division ATP-binding protein FtsE, whose amino-acid sequence is MITLNNVSLIYEGGEEAALKDINLNVDKGEFLFIVGKSGAGKSSLLKLILKEISPTYGDISVAGYDLNNLTNKQVPFLRRHVGVVFQDYRLLENRTVYENVAFAMEVMQHKPDKIHKRVPNVLKMVGLKDKARKYPNQLSGGEQQRVAIARSIINNPKILICDEPTGNLDPHTSIGIMKLLHDINRRGTTLLIATHDKTIVDAMQRRVVLLKDGKIIGDRKGGYNN
- a CDS encoding murein hydrolase activator EnvC family protein, with protein sequence MKKRILSLILVFICVFTLPLTQSTVTAKSTKQKLKDVENKLEDKKDSLDSSKSKADDLSNQIESYDTKIEKLEKKIEEQESNKSKVEKSLEKAKKELKKAKEERKKYQDLLKERMEVMYMYGDTGYLDLIFSSENFSDLISKVITVQELVSYDQNIVKKLQDVEKQIQTKTDKIAKEKKELEDLISKLNSNKDDLDTLKIAKNAQLANVKGDIKDLKKEVEKLEAEQNELSNKLASQSGSSTNEIYNTGNGSLGWPTPGNYYVTSEQGYRYHPISGVYKYHAGMDIGLSYGDSVVAPANGRVTIAGWYGGYGYAVGIDAGLIKGKHVTILLGHNSSVKVSVGQKVRRGQTVAYGGSTGYSTGPHCHFEVHANGVTQNPRNWL
- a CDS encoding murein hydrolase activator EnvC family protein, encoding MNKKIVSILLVLSFVFTTPFTFNTVNAKTDKEKLNDVKSKIDSKKNNLNNEKNTSDNLSGEIKDVDSKISELSNTISAQEKKQSTLEKDLIRTKEELKDAKEKRKKYQDALKERMETMYMYGNMGYLDLIFSSTDFSDLISKIITVQSLVSYDRNIISKLQDTENDIKTKTTKISSSKKELDTTIKSLAKNKDDLNTLKIAKNSELKNVNGTIDDLKKQIASLEKEKSDLDSKIAAQSAASTNVNYNNGNDSSKDKDDKDKDKGNGNSGGNTGGSSSGGGSSSSSKDGVLSWPVPGHYNITSYFGHRDQPTAGASTNHGAVDIGVSTGTPVRAPANGKVTYSGWNGGYGYAVSIDCGNINGDHITVLLAHNSSLKVSTGQKVKRGQVVSYSGSTGISTGPHLHFAVYKNGYAVDPLNYVNI
- a CDS encoding dipeptidase, which gives rise to MKLIDLHCDTFSRMYENNILNVENNDLHIDLNKLIKADSYLQVFALFDNKDKTDYKLEEFNKLIDFAFDLIDKNKGKYNLIKNYNDIEDTHKQHVLISVEDMGSVDGSFENIKYYYDRGIRIGTLTWNYENTLGFPNTMDSSLGLKKFGKEAVEYMNELGIIVDVSHLNDGGFYDVSDITKKPFISSHSCSRELCNHTRNLKDDMIRIIADKGGVIGINFYSLFLNEQISGATKEELELLIKNKNYEKLDEIIGKQVSKNEDIVKHLSHIKNIGGSDVIAFGSDFDGISCSLEMKDISGVPSLIPLLEKAGFTGTEIEKLYYKNTLRLFSDCL
- a CDS encoding response regulator transcription factor; this translates as MGKYNILVVDDDKEIVKAINIYLSNEGYNIFEAYDGYEALSVLEKEEIHLIVLDIMMPKLDGIATITKVREKQNVPVIFLSAKSEDTDKIIGLNIGADDYVTKPFNPLELIARVKSLIRRYTILGNMSEKEADNILTTGGLSLNEDTTEVTVDGEEVKLTSTEFKILKLLMSRPNKVFSMEEIYEKVWGELSYMTDNTVAVHVRHIREKIEIDPKNPKYLKVVWGIGYKIEKH
- the ftsX gene encoding permease-like cell division protein FtsX, which gives rise to MFIRDSFQNIKRNSLMSVASVLSVVAALIIIGVFLVFALNLNFMTGEIENNLELKVYLNDGLTQAQKDSVKTNIEKNSLCKSVTYESKNDALTNFKQDFGDKSYLLNGYEGKNNPLPESYIVKVTDSTKLKDMYSYSKDISGVKDVVYGEEVVDNLLKFNDMASVVCIVIFIVLSIVSIFIIYNTIKLTVYARRNDITVMKYVGATDWFIRFPFLIEGSILGLLGSSVSILIIRNIYYYVIGFIQGGGTGLPLGSGIAPPGIIMGQVTLLFIVYGIIIGAAGSAFSIRKFLDV
- a CDS encoding sensor histidine kinase, whose amino-acid sequence is MDIKLKNIKENKSLLNHILLIIAIFIIFSFAVNNGNKVILNKSYQMFGNHAYLTSSDYGYKLDEIHAYLNNALYREYQEVHDGDPKADLQKTVASMSPKLRGELKANVIGSYGPEVSYFIMDNNTDIVYSNSGAKSDSEFEKEYNKDGYTFINTRSNVTTTYVNGKKELLNVSYNLTNNFDMYDDNNSYLQTKVLPPTVLLAVNHDFTAGGYFKDSYDVYKSDAVWSTIGFVFSSFLLLYLLIIIKKKYGIRETLDVIGQIFNKVFLEIKLFMAYFIYGNFSSINGTIAAILFIFCLYCAAMYDNENLLNVSLYKKVMEIYKSNQVFKPFSKKVQSRMVNGITRCVVSGGILMLAFLLIAMGISGPYEQLYALIIVVSFIYLLYSIFRLYSSSIKSVKDIEDVYNYTETLGLGHFNENIYLSDNSYFKEIEYNLNALNEHIKEAVEEQVKSEKMKSELVTNVSHDLKTPLTSIINYVDLMKREDIKPEIAKEYLEILDSKSQKLKKLVEDIFDISKATSGNIELHNTNINLKSLINQSISEFSDSINENDLEVRVNVDDDVYVYADGERLGRVLENLIQNSVKYSLKGTRIYIDLEKDGPSITIINISNYEMDFTSDEILTRFARADKARDLEGFGLGLSIVQSFTGLMGIDFSVTIDKDLFKARLDFKNNK